Proteins encoded within one genomic window of Brassica rapa cultivar Chiifu-401-42 chromosome A09, CAAS_Brap_v3.01, whole genome shotgun sequence:
- the LOC103865623 gene encoding uncharacterized protein LOC103865623: MSTQRRPAAPRSSSTGMTEDTKKILGFIRSKQGMGATKYEITAGTSIQQALVTKATISLKKSKLIKEVSNKGGKHFLAVEFEPCKELQGGHWYVDGALDVSMIEGLKEVCVKRIEQLKNEVVTLDVIYLCFKKDTLTREQIKEILDNLVLDNVIMEVKSNGSSEHSALRIGEVCYKLIGKKSRGGEARDGAFASIP, encoded by the coding sequence ATGAGTACACAAAGACGCCCTGCAGCGCCGAGATCATCGTCAACTGGTATGACCGAAGACACGAAGAAGATCCTAGGTTTTATACGTAGCAAGCAAGGCATGGGTGCAACTAAATACGAGATTACAGCAGGGACAAGCATCCAACAAGCCCTCGTAACAAAAGCCACCATTTCTCTCAAGAAGAGCAAACTCATCAAAGAAGTTTCAAACAAAGGGGGCAAACACTTTCTTGCAGTGGAGTTCGAGCCTTGTAAGGAGCTACAAGGTGGGCATTGGTACGTCGATGGAGCTCTTGACGTTTCCATGATCGAAGGTCTCAAGGAGGTTTGTGTCAAGAGAATTGAGCAGCTCAAGAACGAGGTTGTTACACTTGATgttatatatttgtgttttaaaaaGGACACGTTGACTAGAGAGCAGATTAAGGAGATACTCGATAACTTGGTTTTGGATAATGTTATCATGGAGGTGAAGAGCAATGGGTCGAGTGAGCATTCCGCTTTGAGAATCGGTGAAGTTTGCTATAAACTGATCGGTAAAAAGTCACGTGGAGGTGAAGCTAGAGATGGAGCTTTTGCTTCGATCCCTTGA